In Helianthus annuus cultivar XRQ/B chromosome 3, HanXRQr2.0-SUNRISE, whole genome shotgun sequence, a single window of DNA contains:
- the LOC110929205 gene encoding QWRF motif-containing protein 2 has protein sequence MVAAISETTNQTRPPLSVQDNGFTNPNKPTRPKSRQVSSRYLSPSPSTSNSTSNSNSNSNSSSNSSSLHTPTTSRRFPSPLVSRNSTTPVTKRAVSADRRRSSGRPDLSIKHNNAGGGGEVSAATKLLVTSTRSLSVSFQGEAFSLPISKSKPTPVSPNVRKMTPERKRLGTPMRSKVDSSVGDHAENTKPLDQHRWPGRARQSNQTILSKSLSLDCGVEKSGIVGSGNVIRALHQSMNLEGRRLSVDGGRLSLDLGSSVVPVQPSVSGSFGNGSPMVQSDLTSDTDSVSSGSTSGVQESFGLSRSVSGPRGMVVSAKFWQETSSRMRRLQEPGATFSTSPGSKLVTPSKMAIAKKFSTESPLSSPRTMASPNRMRPASPSKFMTPPGGFSPSRGMISPRRNSVSGTISTSFNETPSVLSFAVDVRRGKVGESRIVDAHLLRLFYNRQLQWRFVNARTEDTLLKQRHNSEKNLWNAWITISDLRDSVTKKRHRLQLLRQKLKLATILKEQMAFLEDWASFDKDHSISLLGAIEALKASTLRLPVGGAIADLQSMRDVINSALDVMQAMCSSICSLCVKVEEVNSMVTELANMCAKEQALLRFCKGLLSMLDALKVKDCSLRTHMLQTKCAKKSQV, from the exons atggtggctGCAATCTCTGAAACTACTAACCAAACAAGACCCCCATTGTCAGTTCAAGATAATGGCTTTACAAACCCTAATAAACCCACAAGACCTAAATCAAGACAGGTCAGTTCAAGATACTTATCCCCTTCACCTTCTACCTCAAATTCAACCTCAAACTCAAACTCAAATTCAAATTCAAGTTCAAATTCATCATCTTTACACACACCCACAACTTCTAGAAGGTTCCCATCCCCTTTAGTGTCAAGAAACTCAACAACTCCTGTAACAAAACGGGCAGTTTCCGCTGACCGTAGGCGATCTAGCGGCAGACCGGATCTTAGTATAAAACATAACAatgcaggtggtggtggtgaggtgTCTGCTGCTACAAAGCTGTTGGTTACATCTACAAGAAGTTTATCAGTTTCTTTTCAAGGTGAGGCCTTTTCATTACCTATTAGTAAAAGTAAACCAACCCCAGTATCCCCAAATGTGAGAAAAATGACCCCTGAAAGGAAAAGATTAGGGACCCCCATGAGAAGTAAGGTGGATAGTAGTGTAGGGGATCATGCAGAGAATACGAAGCCGTTGGATCAGCATCGGTGGCCCGGGCGTGCGCGCCAGTCGAACCAAACGATTTTGTCGAAAAGTTTGAGTTTGGATTGTGGGGTGGAGAAGAGTGGGATTGTTGGATCTGGGAATGTGATTAGGGCTTTGCATCAGTCGATGAATTTAGAGGGTCGACGGTTGTCGGTTGATGGCGGGCGGTTGAGTCTTGATTTGGGTAGTTCTGTGGTTCCGGTTCAGCCGAGTGTGAGTGGGAGTTTTGGCAATGGTTCGCCGATGGTGCAGTCTGATCTTACTTCGGATACAGATAGCGTGTCGTCGGGTAGTACGTCTGGCGTGCAAGAGAGTTTCGGGTTATCGCGCTCGGTTAGTGGACCAAGAGGGATGGTTGTGTCGGCTAAGTTTTGGCAGGAAACGAGTAGTCGAATGCGTCGGTTGCAGGAGCCCGGTGCAACATTTTCGACGAGCCCTGGTTCGAAGCTTGTGACCCCGTCGAAAATGGCTATTGCGAAGAAGTTTTCAACTGAGAGCCCGTTGTCTTCGCCGAGAACCATGGCTTCTCCGAATAGAATGAGGCCGGCGTCACCGAGTAAGTTTATGACGCCGCCAGGGGGGTTTTCGCCGTCTAGGGGGATGATTAGTCCGAGAAGGAACTCGGTTTCTGGAACGATTAGTACTAGTTTTAATGAAACGCCTTCGGTTCTTAGTTTTGCGGTTGATGTTCGAAGAGGGAAAGTTGGTGAGAGTCGGATTGTTGATGCACATTTGTTGAGGCTTTTTTATAACCGGCAGTTGCAATGGCGGTTTGTTAATGCTAGGACTGAAGATACCTTGCTGAAGCAGAGACATAATTCAGAG AAAAATCTCTGGAACGCATGGATTACAATCTCCGATTTACGTGACTCCGTCACCAAAAAACGACACAGGTTGCAGTTGTTGAGGCAAAAGCTCAAGTTAGCCACCATTCTCAAGGAACAA ATGGCTTTTCTGGAAGATTGGGCTTCATTTGATAAAGATCATTCGATATCATTGCTCGGAGCAATTGAAGCTTTGAAAGCTAGCACTCTTCGTCTTCCTGTTGGCGGAGCAATA GCTGACCTTCAAAGTATGAGAGACGTTATAAATTCGGCACTCGACGTGATGCAGGCAATGTGTTCGTCAATATGCTCGCTTTGTGTAAAG GTGGAGGAAGTTAATTCAATGGTAACCGAGCTAGCAAATATGTGTGCGAAAGAACAAGCTTTGCTTCGGTTTTGTAAAGGCTTGTTGTCAATGTTAGATGCCCTCAAg GTAAAAGATTGCAGCTTGAGAACCCATATGCTACAAACAAAGTGTGCGAAAAAATCGCAAGTGTAG
- the LOC110929206 gene encoding BTB/POZ domain-containing protein NPY2 has translation MKFMKLGSKPDTFKTDGNNVWFVPSDLAADVIINVGDSKFYLHKFPLLSKSGRLQKLVGSADEEIDIHEIPGGSSAFEICAKFCYGMTVTLNAHNVVSVYCAADYLEMHETVDKGNLVYKLSVFMNSSIFRSWKDSIIVLQTTRYMSSSSSEAPKLVNLCINSIASKASVDVSKVDWSYTYNRGKLPEEIEPVVSELNNGIRSRMVPKDWWVEDLAELEMGLYKQVLVSIKSKGLVGNEVIGEALKAFALRRLPGFKRSIVHSGDVSKARSVVDIIARLLPLEKGCVSCDFLLKLLKMAVLVDSGETVRRELVKRISQQLEEATVQDLLIRVNKGDGEPERLMYDVDIVREIVKEFVDQDQISEFGDEDREIQETGRTGGGILSEASKLMVAKLVDGYLTEISKDPNLPLGMFVDLAEMVSGFPRPSHDGLYRAIDMYLKAHLAITKSERKRICRLMDCKKLSVDACAHAVQNERLPMRVVVQVLFFEQARAATSSGSSTPDLPKSIKALNVSNGKPATGPEDEWDGVATVEELKALKEELAALRMQNPGPKSTVSDKASVPRVKGLLSTKKIFSKIWSSKGGTRENSGSDSSESLGSAHPDEGKSTPSRKGRYSVS, from the exons ATGAAGTTCATGAAACTTGGATCCAAACCTGATACATTCAAGACTGATGGCAACAATGTCTG GTTTGTACCATCTGATTTGGCAGCTGACGTCATCATCAATGTAGGAGATTCAAAGTTCTATCTACACAAG TTCCCGCTTTTATCTAAAAGTGGTCGGTTACAGAAGTTGGTTGGAAGCGCAGACGAAGAGATCGACATTCATGAAATCCCGGGTGGTTCATCAGCGTTTGAGATATGTGCCAAGTTCTGTTACGGTATGACAGTAACCTTAAACGCGCACAATGTTGTCTCTGTATACTGTGCTGCAGATTATCTTGAAATGCACGAAACCGTCGATAAAGGAAATCTTGTTTACAAACTCAGCGTGTTTATGAACTCGAGTATCTTCAGAAGCTGGAAAGATTCGATTATTGTTCTTCAAACTACCAGATACATGTCGTCGTCGTCATCCGAAGCACCAAAGCTAGTCAATCTTTGCATAAACTCTATAGCTTCAAAAGCCTCGGTTGATGTCTCGAAAGTTGACTGGTCGTATACTTACAATCGTGGAAAGCTTCCGGAAGAAATAGAACCCGTAGTAAGTGAGTTAAATAACGGGATTAGAAGCCGAATGGTTCCAAAAGATTGGTGGGTTGAGGATTTAGCTGAGCTGGAAATGGGTTTATACAAACAAGTTCTTGTGAGTATTAAAAGTAAAGGTTTGGTAGGTAATGAGGTTATCGGTGAAGCTTTAAAGGCGTTCGCTTTACGAAGATTGCCTGGTTTTAAGAGAAGTATTGTACACAGTGGTGATGTTTCGAAAGCTAGATCTGTAGTCGACATTATTGCGCGATTGTTGCCGTTGGAGAAAGGTTGCGTTTCGTGTGATTTCTTGCTAAAGTTGTTGAAAATGGCGGTTTTGGTGGACTCGGGAGAAACGGTGAGAAGGGAGTTGGTCAAACGAATCAGTCAACAATTGGAAGAGGCTACGGTGCAAGATCTTTTGATTCGAGTTAACAAAGGTGATGGTGAGCCAGAGCGTTTGATGTATGATGTCGATATAGTTCGTGAGATAGTGAAGGAGTTTGTAGATCAAGATCAGATCAGTGAGTTTGGAGATGAAGATCGTGAGATTCAAGAAACAGGAAGAACCGGTGGAGGGATTTTATCGGAAGCTTCGAAGTTAATGGTGGCTAAATTGGTTGATGGTTACTTAACTGAAATATCCAAAGATCCAAATCTACCTTTAGGAATGTTTGTCGATCTTGCGGAGATGGTGTCGGGTTTCCCTCGACCCTCTCACGATGGGCTGTATCGCGCCATTGATATGTATCTTAAG GCACATCTCGCGATTACCAAGAGTGAAAGAAAGAGAATATGCAGACTTATGGACTGCAAGAAGCTATCGGTGGATGCATGCGCACACGCGGTTCAAAACGAGCGGCTTCCTATGCGCGTTGTGGTGCAAGTTCTCTTCTTTGAGCAAGCCAGAGCCGCCACTTCTTCCGGCAGCAGCACTCCTGATCTTCCCAAATCAATCAAAGCTCTAAACGTCTCTAACGGAAAACCTGCAACGGGTCCTGAAGATGAGTGGGATGGTGTTGCGACAGTCGAGGAACTCAAGGCGTTGAAGGAGGAATTGGCGGCTTTGAGAATGCAGAATCCCGGTCCGAAGAGCACTGTGTCGGATAAGGCTTCGGTTCCTAGAGTCAAAGGGCTACTTTCTACTAAGAAAATATTCTCGAAGATTTGGTCGAGTAAAGGTGGCACTAGAGAGAACAGTGGTTCAGATTCATCCGAGAGTCTCGGTTCTGCTCATCCTGACGAAGGCAAGTCAACCCCGTCACGAAAAGGAAGATATTCGGTCTCTTAA